TAGCACACCGATATAGGCCTCATTTCGGCCAAGGATGAACGGATCCTCGCCGCGTACACGCAGGGCGGCATTAATTCCGGCCATCATTCCCTGGACACCCGCCTCCTCGTAGCCCGTAGTGCCATTGATCTGGCCCGCAAAGTAAAGATTCTGAATCAAGCGCGTTTCCAGGCTGAGCTGCAATTGATGGGGCGGGAAGTAGTCATACTCGATGGCATAGCCTGGGCGAAAGACCTTAGCACGCTCAAAGCCCTCTACCAGATGCAGTGCCTTGAGCTGCACCTCCTCGGGCAGCGAGCTGGAGAAACCATTGAGGTAGACCTCCACCGTATGCCAGCCCTCTGGCTCTACAAAGAGCTGATGACGATCCTTGTCTGCAAACCGAACAATCTTATCCTCGATAGAGGGGCAATAGCGCGGACCCAGCCCCTGAATTCGGCCAGAGAACATAGGGGATGCCTCAAAGCCTTCCTCCAGTACGGCGTGCACCCTGGGATTGGTGTAGGCAATGTAGCAGGGGCGCTGGGTAAGTAGGGGTGGGCTATCCAGGTAAGAGAACTGCCCTGCGGGTTCGTCTCCCTCCTGTACCTCCAGGGCCTCATATCGAATACTACGTCCGTCCACGCGGGGCGGGGTGCCGGTCTTCATGCGGCCACTCTCGAAGCCTAATTCCACCAGCTGCTCGGTGATGCCCCTACTAGCACGCTCGCCACTGCGCCCCCCCGAATACTGGGTGTGACCTACATGGATGATGCCATTCAGAAAGGTACCATTGGTAAGAATGACGGTTTGTGCATACTGCTCGCGCCCCATGGCCGAACGGACGCCGACACATCTGCCATCCTTGACTACAAGGCCGGTAATCATCTCCTGCCAGAAGTCAATGCCAGCTATTCCCTCCAGGGTAAGACGCCAGGCCTCGGCGAAGCGCATGCGGTCGCTCTGTGCCCGGGGGCTCCACATGGCGGGCCCCTTCTTCCGGTTAAGCATGCGAAACTGGATCATAGTTCGATCCGTAATCAGCCCCGAATATCCGCCCAGGGCATCCAGCTCGCGAACAATCTGGCCTTTGGCGATGCCCCCCATGGCCGGATTACAAGACATCTGGGCGATGGTATTCATGTTCATGGTAGCGAGCAGAACCCTGCAGCCCATGTTTGCGGCGGCGGCGGCGGCCTCGCACCCAGCGTGGCCAGCACCCACTACTAGTACATCATATGGTTCCACGTGGAACATGGATTAGGTGAAGAGAAAACATAGAGAACAAAAAGGAAAGGTCTCTTGGAGAAGTACAACTGTGTTCCACGTGGAACACACCATGTGGAAATTTAAAACATTCTTAGTCCCAAGGAAAGGTCCTCTGCAAGCCGCATCTCTCGCTCTTGATCGGAAGTACCGTCGCTCATGCCGCAAATATGCAGCAGGCCGTGCACCAGGACACGATGCAGCTCGTCGATAAAGGGAATAGATAGATCCTGGGCATTATCCTGCACGCGCTCAACGCTTATGTAGATCTCTCCTACAATTGATGCTGAAACAGAGTAGTCGAAGGTAATGATGTCGGTCAAGGTATCATGTCCCAAATGATCCAGGTTCATACGGTGCAGGTATGCATCATCCACAAACACGTACTCCAGGCTCTCCACAGTTCTGCCGTAGCGGGCAGCTACGTTCAGCAGCCAGTCCGTCACCTCTGCCTCCTGCCCCAGCCCGAACGGAAGAATTGAATAAAAAGAAATCATATACTGAACCGGAGCTCCACAATGTTCCCGCTGCCCTTATATAGAATCTCGTCGGCCAAATTCTGCATCACATATACACCCCGTCCATGCTCATCCAGTAGGTTCTCTGGTGCGGTTGGATCCTTAATGCTCTTAAAATCAAATCCTGCACCCTCGTCCTCTACGGCAAAGGAAATCATGTACTCGGTAAGGAAGGAGCAGGTGATCCGGATCTTCTTCGAAGAATCATTTCGATTACCATGCAGGATAGCATTATTCACTGCCTCTGTCACCGTGATAAGGATGTTGCCATAAACATCCTCTCGAAAGTTATATAGCTGGTTTAGCTCCTCTATGAAGTCCTCTACCAGCGAGATTTCCTCAATCCTACTGCTAATGACAAGGTTTCGTTCGGTGGGTTGACTTTTGGTAAAAGCGCTCATCGTGGTCATCATTCTAGTAGATTAAAATACGACTCGATCAACTGCCTATAGGAACGAGTGTACTCATACTTATTCTTGTAATACAATTCCTTTCGAATCCGCTGCTGTAGCTCGTCCTGAGACAATTGCTGAGGAGGCACGCGCTCGTCCTCGAATGCTGTTTTTCCTTCGCGCTGCTCCTCAAACTCTCTTTCTCTAATAGATTTGTCGAAGTCCAACATACGACTTAGTATACGCTGCTGCCGCGCCAAGGTTTCGGACGTTAGCTGCTGCTTCCGCAGGTCCTCCTCTGTTTGCTGCATATCCTCTGCAACCTTTTGCAGGCTACCCAGGCCCTTATCGCCCTGTCCCTCCATCTGCTGCATGAGCTGCTGCATCCTGCGTCTGATCTCCTCTTGCCGCCTGGCCAGCTCGTCCATAGAGCCCTGGCCAGACTGCCGCTGTTGTTCCATCTGCTTATTTAGCTCGCCCTGCATCTTACCCATCTGCTGCATCTGCTGCTGCATCTTGCCCATCCCGCTGGCATTGGGGTTCTTGCACATCTTGCTCTGCTGGCCCTTCATCTGTTGCATCTGCTGCTGCATCTGCTGCAGGGCTTCTGTAAGCATGTTTGCCAGCTCGTTCAGATTCTTCATGATCTCGTGCTGACTGGCAACACCCATGGGGGTTCTCCGCTCGGCAAAAAACGTATTTGCCCGATCGAACTCCTTATCTATCTGGGCCAGTCGCTCGATCACAAAAGCCTTAATCTCAAAAACCCGGCCCGACAAGGCGCGAAGACTGTCGTCTATCATCTGCATGTCATCCGCCAATTTTCGCTGCTCCTGGCTCAACCGAACTAATCCTGCGTCATTCCGGCCCAAGGCCTTTACCTCGTCTCGCAATTCCTCCTGCTCAAAAGAAAGGGTTAGCAGGTTCTCGAGCAAACTCCGCAGGTCGTCATAATTTTCCTGCTGCTGCTCTAGCTCAGCCTGCTGCTGCATGTCATTCAGCTGCTGCTGCATCTGCTGCATTTGCTGCTGGCTCTGCTGCTGCTGTTGGGCACCAGACTTTGGCTTGCCAGACCGTAGCTGCTCCGAAGCATCCTGCTGACTCTGCTGTGCCTCCTTACCCAGCTGTTCCAACTCCTTCATCTCCGTCTCGTCGGGCGTTTGGCTCGTCGCCTTCTTATCCTTCAGCTCCCCCAGCTCCTTGTTTATGCCCTGCATTTCCTTTGTGAGTCCGTCCTGCTCACGGGCAAGAGAATCCAGGCGAGCCTGACGCGAATCTCGGCTCTGCTTGCTCTCCTCCACCGAACGAACCTTATCCTCAAGTAGCTGCTGACGTGCTTCCAGCTCATCCAACCGCTTAATTAGCTCCTCCACCTTCTGAGCTATTTCCAGCTGCTTGAAAAGCTCAAGCGTACGCTCGATGGATTTCTGCAACTCTTCAGCCTCTTGCTTATACGCATCCAATTTATTCTTCAGCTCCTGCTGAGACATCTTGTCCGAATTCTTCTCCAGCTCCTGCATAATCCGCTGCAACGCCTCCGGATCCATTTGCTCCATCAGCTGCTCAAGCTCTTCCAGCTTCTGCAGCGTCTCGGGTGTATAGAGGTTCTGTGACTCTGCATTCTGCCGCTGCTCATTCAGCTTCTTACGATTCTCCTCCAGCTGGCTCAGAATCTGCTGTTGCTGCTGCACCAGTTGGCGTATCTGCTGTCTATCCTCGTATCCCAACTGCTGCTTGCTCAGTATCTTCTCCTGCACCTGCTCCAGCTCGGACTGCAGACGTTGATTACGCTGTATCAGCTCATTGGTAGAAGCATTCCAGTTGGCAGCATCCTTCTCAGCCTCCTCATACAAGCTCTGCACGGATTGATAAGACAACTTAACCAGGCTAGAATTAGCCGACTTAGGCCCCGAAATCTGGTCGTTGTCCCATACAGTCACGTACAGCTCCAGCTCATCCCCCTGCTCTGCACCCAGGGCAAAAAAATCGACCTCCGAACGCAAGGATTGCACAGGGATAGAATTCAATAAGTTGATTTTCAGAGACTTAAAAGAATCTGAAACCTTTGCCGGGTTCTTGCTGGCTACAAAGCGATAGGAAAGACTGGCGCCAGAAAGCCCATAGTCATCGGTAGCATCCGCCAGTACCAGAACAAAGCCGGAACCTGGTAGATCGGTGCCTGTTTCTGGCTGTACCAGCCGGACAGAAGGATAACGATCTGGAGAAACGGTAAGACGATATCCTAGCGTATCCTGATTCTGTATCCCGTCTACGGATTGTAACTGCAGGCTGTAAGCAAGATTGGATAAAACAGTACGCTCGTATAGGTAACCGCCGGCATCGGTCTTCATTACCTGCTCGCGCTTGTCGCCCAGTGCGATGAAGGCCTTATCCACCGGCCCGTTAAAGTCAAATAGCCAACGTACTGTGCTGCCCCTCAGCACATTGAAATCGCCCACATTATCGGGCATTGTCTCTGGTGCCAAGCCTGTATAAGCAGGAGGAAAAACAACAGCTCGGAAACGGCGCAGCTCTGGACGCCGGAGTACACGTGTTTCGTACAACCTGGAGCCATATCCCTCATTACCAATGTAATAGGAAAAATCTCCGTGCATATTTTCGAGCGTATAGTGGTAAGAAGCTACCCGATCTCTCAGCAGTGGATAGGAAATAAAACTCCCCCCCTCTTGCTTTTGGATATAGATAAAAAGATCATCGGGTATCTGCCTGCCCCGTGCCTTAATCCGAATGGTGGCAGATGCACCGTCCATCATTCGCTCCGGGTGGCCAGAAACCAAAATCTCGAATGGCGGAGGCGGAACAAAGTGGGTAGCATAGCGAAAGATGCGGGTAGAGCTCTGGTACAAAACCAGGGGATTGATTACCAAAAATACCGCCAGCACCATGAGTGGAACAGCAAGCAACCGGGCAAAGCGCCAATTGGCCCGGAAGCTGATGGCCCGCGCAAAAGATATATGCTGCATACTGGCCGTGCGCTCCTCAATGGTGGCCCTAAGCAGGCTATACTCCTGTGCACTGGCAGCCTGGCCAAGCTGTAGCAGATTCAAAAGCCTGTCTCGAACCTCGGGAAAATGCTGCCCGATCATCCGTGCAGCAGCTTCCTCATTGAGCGTAGCACCCAGCCGGAAATAGCCTAGAGTCGGCAAAACAACAGAACGAACCAGAACAAAACCCGCCGCCGCAAGCAGCAAAAAGAACAAACTGGTGCGCGCACCCACCCCCATCCACAGCATACTCTCAGCCAGTACCAGGGCCGTGAACAGAGCAAGCACGAGCAGCAGGAGCACAAGCAAGCCCTTAACAATCTTGTTCAGATAGTAGCGGCGCTTGAAGGCAAGTAGTCTATGCTGAATATCCACCATAGTTATGCATCGTCCAAAATCAACTCCAGGGGGCAATGATCGCTCATGTCCACCTCTGCATAAATACGCTGATCGAGCACGCTGGGTGCCAAAGCTGGACTGACAATGTGAT
This region of Bacteroidota bacterium genomic DNA includes:
- the mnmG gene encoding tRNA uridine-5-carboxymethylaminomethyl(34) synthesis enzyme MnmG; the protein is MFHVEPYDVLVVGAGHAGCEAAAAAANMGCRVLLATMNMNTIAQMSCNPAMGGIAKGQIVRELDALGGYSGLITDRTMIQFRMLNRKKGPAMWSPRAQSDRMRFAEAWRLTLEGIAGIDFWQEMITGLVVKDGRCVGVRSAMGREQYAQTVILTNGTFLNGIIHVGHTQYSGGRSGERASRGITEQLVELGFESGRMKTGTPPRVDGRSIRYEALEVQEGDEPAGQFSYLDSPPLLTQRPCYIAYTNPRVHAVLEEGFEASPMFSGRIQGLGPRYCPSIEDKIVRFADKDRHQLFVEPEGWHTVEVYLNGFSSSLPEEVQLKALHLVEGFERAKVFRPGYAIEYDYFPPHQLQLSLETRLIQNLYFAGQINGTTGYEEAGVQGMMAGINAALRVRGEDPFILGRNEAYIGVLIDDLIHKSTSEPYRMFTSRAEYRILLRQDNADLRLTEKSYRLGLASEARYQRVQDKRSQTQAVQQLFRQISIEPEQINGWLAAQDLSPIRQKLRAEQLLMRPELTIAQLRTFSATLDESLSAFDPAHLEQAEIEIKYAGYVDKELAMAEKMLRLEDMRLPMALDYDQVGSLSNEGRQKLKQLRPETLGQASRISGVRPSDISVLMVHLGR
- a CDS encoding ATP-binding protein, with the translated sequence MTTMSAFTKSQPTERNLVISSRIEEISLVEDFIEELNQLYNFREDVYGNILITVTEAVNNAILHGNRNDSSKKIRITCSFLTEYMISFAVEDEGAGFDFKSIKDPTAPENLLDEHGRGVYVMQNLADEILYKGSGNIVELRFSI
- the ybeY gene encoding rRNA maturation RNase YbeY, whose translation is MISFYSILPFGLGQEAEVTDWLLNVAARYGRTVESLEYVFVDDAYLHRMNLDHLGHDTLTDIITFDYSVSASIVGEIYISVERVQDNAQDLSIPFIDELHRVLVHGLLHICGMSDGTSDQEREMRLAEDLSLGLRMF